One region of Polyodon spathula isolate WHYD16114869_AA chromosome 25, ASM1765450v1, whole genome shotgun sequence genomic DNA includes:
- the pebp1 gene encoding phosphatidylethanolamine-binding protein 1 — protein MRIATESSLPAKLTAAGLCRRAVGYRQLAFCYLNIIFFCLFLRAGSAKMPVDIDKWSGDLALDEVEEKPAHPLTVKYESVEIDELGKVLAPTQVQNRPTSIAWDGCSDIKLYTLALTDPDAPSRKNPKFREWHHFLVVNMKGNDISSGHVMSDYVGSGPPKGTGLHRYVWLVYEQPGKLSCDEAVLTNRSGDGRGKFKVAAFRTKYKLGSPVAGSCYQAEWDDYVPKLYEQLSGK, from the exons ATGCGCATTGCGACTGAGTCGAGTTTGCCTGCGAAATTAACGGCAGCTGGATTGTGCAGGCGTGCTGTTGGCTATAGACAGCTTGCGTTTTGCTATttaaatattatctttttttgtttatttttacgtGCAGGTTCTGCTAAAATGCCAGTAGACATTGATAAGTGGAGCGGAGACTTGGCCCTGGACGAGGTCGAGGAGAAACCAGCCCACCCTCTGACGGTGAAATATGAGTCGGTGGAGATAGACGAGCTGGGGAAGGTGCTTGCACCCACGCAG GTGCAGAATCGACCCACCAGCATTGCTTGGGACGGGTGCAGTGACATCAAGCTGTACACTCTCGCCCTGACGGATCCCGATGCACCCAGCAGGAAGAATCCAAAGTTCAG ggAGTGGCACCATTTCCTTGTTGTTAACATGAAGGGTAATGACATCAGCAGCGGGCATGTCATGTCAGACTACGTGGGCTCTGGCCCTCCCAAAGGAACCG GTCTGCATCGTTACGTGTGGCTGGTGTACGAGCAGCCAGGGAAGCTCTCCTGTGACGAAGCTGTTCTGACCAACCGTTCTGGAGACGGCCGCGGGAAGTTCAAGGTCGCCGCGTTCCGCACGAAGTACAAGCTGGGCTCTCCGGTGGCTGGCTCGTGCTATCAGGCCGAGTGGGACGATTACGTGCCTAAACTCTACGAGCAACTGTCTGGAAAGTGA